In the genome of Quercus robur chromosome 3, dhQueRobu3.1, whole genome shotgun sequence, one region contains:
- the LOC126716510 gene encoding kinesin-like protein KIN-10B: MDRCYDLLELKGKEIAVLDDKNGQIHLRGLSQVPVKSMSEFYEIFSCGIQRRKIAHTGLNDVSSRSHGVLVIAVSTPYGDGSEAVVTGKLNLIDLAGNEDNRRTCNEGIRLLESAKINQSLFALSNVIYALNNNKGLADACLETLSR; encoded by the exons ATGGACAGGTGCTACGATCTTTTAGAGCTCAAGGGGAAGGAAATTGCAGTTTTGGATGATAAAAACGGGCAAATTCATCTCCGCGGACTATCTCAGGTCCCTGTGAAGTCGATGTCTGAATTCTATGAGATATTTTCTTGTGGGATTCAGAGGAGGAAAATCGCGCACACCGGGCTTAACGATGTCTCTAGTAGGAGCCATGGGGTGCTAGTGATTGCCGTTTCTACTCCTTATGGTGATGGCTCTGAGGCTGTTGTTACTGGGAAGCTGAACCTTATAGACTTGGCAG GTAATGAAGATAATAGAAGGACCTGCAATGAAGGAATTCGTCTCCTAGAGAGTGCCAAGATCAACCAGTCTTTGTTTGCATTGTCCAATGTGATTTATGCACTGAATAATAACAAAGGTCTGGCCGATGCTTGCTTGGAG ACATTGAGTAGATAG
- the LOC126716623 gene encoding vegetative cell wall protein gp1-like: MATVPLVCFHLVEKHTPDRVVRQFGMIQEIPEAVNTDRVLHGIDLRGKIGVNWMQKHAVHILEWGNHFYRRCEAVLGDMPPEHEYHDWFKRVTRRFIDRPGAVVTLLIEGYVRLLRRHPVGTEDHNDITEVLTAVQAMTRVQTPIPEAPIEEAAMPTGPSTSTAPAGCQSRPPVATPQLLPTPDPSASTPHASASPTIPSSTPHPSPTVTIPSPNPHSAPTPTIPSPSPHPAPTPTIPSPTPHPSPCPTIPPPTPLPCSGSDVRPPTPQSFLQLSPIPSFDLGTPPDMQQEPPSHSSFSTPSSAIDPPHVQAEQAVGLPTEAEGRPKRISKAPPCGTGGHKHGHNVGPEASDEGHARPPPHYTRRRKIQKR; this comes from the exons ATGGCAACGGTGCCGCTTGTATGTTTCCACCTAGTAGAGAAACATACACCGGATCGTGTTGTTCGTCAATTCGGGATGATCCAAGAAATTCCCGAAGCTGTTAACACTGACAGAGTGCTTCATGGCATTGATTTGAGGGGGAAGATCGGTGTTAATTGGATGCAGAAACATGCTGTGCATATCCTTGAGTGGGGTAATCACTTTTATCGGCGTTGTGAAGCAGTGCTTGGTGATATGCCTCCAGAGCACGAGTACCACGACTGGTTCAAAAGGGTGACTCGGAGGTTCATCGATAGGCCTGGTGCTGTAGTGACTCTGCTG ATTGAAGGATACGTCCGTTTGTTGAGGCGTCATCCAGTGGGCACGGAGGACCACAATGACATTACTGAGGTGCTGACGGCAGTGCAGGCGATGACACGTGTCCAAACTCCTATCCCTGAGGCCCCGATTGAGGAGGCAGCTATGCCTACCGGCCCAAGCACGAGCACAGCTCCGGCCGGATGTCAATCCCGTCCGCCTGTTGCTACCCCTCAGCTTCTCCCTACCCCCGATCCCTCTGCATCCACCCCACATGCATCCGCCagccccaccatcccttcatCCACCCCACATCCATCCCCTACCGTCACCATCCCTTCACCCAACCCACATTCAGCTCCTACgcccaccatcccttcacctAGCCCACATCCAGCCCCTACgcccaccatcccttcacccaCCCCCCATCCATCTCCTTGCCCCACCATCCCTCCACCCACCCCACTTCCTTGTTCTGGCTCTGACGTCCGTCCACCCACCCCACAGTCATTTCTTCAGCTGTCACCCATTCCATCCTTTGACCTGGGTACCCCACCTGACATGCAGCAGGAGCCACCCTCCCATAGTTCGTTTAGTACCCCTTCTTCAGCCATTGACCCACCCCATGTTCAGGCTGAGCAGGCGGTTGGGTTACCTACAGAGGCTGAAGGTCGGCCTAAACGCATATCAAAGGCACCTCCGTGTGGGACAGGGGGGCACAAACATGGACACAATGTTGGGCCCGAGGCATCTGACGAAGGACATGCAAGACCTCCTCCTCATTATACGAGACGGCGTAAGATTCAAAAAAG GTGA
- the LOC126716511 gene encoding lysine-specific demethylase JMJ29-like, with the protein MFLVKARSRKRIRNLDSVMTEINSDDAREKNYESRNGNVCTGSKERCSPINVNGNGEDRLKCHQCMKKKFVVVPCTKCKKKMYCIQCIKQWYPHLEEEEVSMLCPFCRRNCNCNVCLHSSGMIKTSKRDQRLEIGGEMDLAAGIQVAHPIKQEKKTLESIGRKLKKNSVALDIVNFGEEDDAKTEKLDALLAAVNNNDTSHIVHVPPGPNALSDVLISTPIFTGDGEGGSGFAAAAAAAAAGGVTGFEFGVDPNLDPELALALRVSMEEERARQEAAAKKAAEETSKQEKEEGQPSGTQDATMTEHASVGTSEADNKTTDLMHIHVSYILNCRHCLRKIFVVGKSYSEIEVQQTICYNDERIFCNHCATSIVDLHRSCPTCSYELCLSCCEEIRKESLTSRGKMKFQYINKGYDYMHGGDPLPESCLLKTCKEHVKSFIKWSANGDGSVTCAPKEIGGCGECVLELRRILPLGWISSLEIKAGNLLEMFRAQPTNFKHKCTRKSMKIFRRAASRVDCDDNDLYCPSSRDSLLEEERLHFQQCWTKGEPVIVRDVLEQTAGLSWEPMVIWRALCESVDLDISSKMSEMKAIDCLAGCEVEIKTREFFQGYMEGRTYYNFWPEMLKLKDWPPSNKFEDFLPHHCDEFIRALPFQEYTDPRSGLLNLAVKLPPGVLKPDLGPKTYIGYGLAKELGRGDSVTKLHCDMSDAVNILTHTAEVVLSDKQRSAIATLKERHRAQDWKERLDREELSCPTEKLVHSNGEDMEVLEIADMSKHPSDFDGKIEMSKSDIEGATCPGFSIEQETEETGSALWDIFRREDVPQLEAYLRKHANEFRHTYCSPVTQQVVHPIHDQSFYLTLEHKRKLKEEFGVEPWTFVQRLGEAVFIPAGCPHQVRNLKVGIQSHAVDISAAT; encoded by the exons aTGTTTCTTGTTAAGGCGAGATCACGGAAAAGAATTAGGAATTTGGATAGTGTGATGACTGAAATAAATTCAGATGATGCAAGAGAGAAAAATTATGAGTCAAGGAATGGTAATGTGTGTACTGGAAGCAAGGAGAGATGCAGTCCAATAAATGTGAAT GGTAATGGAGAAGATCGCTTAAAATGCCATCAGTGTATGAAGAAAAAGTTTGTTGTTGTTCCTTGCACTAAgtgtaagaagaaaatgtattgCATCCAGTGTATCAAGCAATG GTACCCCcacttagaagaagaagaagtttcgATGCTTTGCCCATTTTGCCGTAGAAACTGCAACTGTAATGTGTGCTTGCACTCAAGTGGGATGATTAAG ACTTCAAAGAGGGACCAAC GTCTAGAAATAGGTGGCGAGATGGACCTGGCTGCTGGCATTCAGGTGGCGCA TCCTATCAAACAAGAGAAAAAGACATTGGAGTCTATTGgaagaaagttaaaaaagaacAGTGTAGCACTTGATATTGTAAATTTCGGTGAAGAAGATGATGCGAAGACAGAGAAGCTGGATGCACTTCTTGCTGCCGTTAACAACAATGACACTAGCCACATTGTACATGTTCCACCTGGCCCTAATGCTCTTTCTGATGTACTTATAAG TACACCCATCTTCACTGGGGATGGGGAAGGTGGAAGTGGTTTTGCAGCAGCAGCAGCTGCAGCTGCAGCTGGTGGAGTCACTGGTTTTGAGTTTGGTGTGGATCCCAACCTGGATCCTGAACTGGCTCTTGCTCTGAGAGTTTCAATGGAAGAAGAGAGGGCGAGGCAAGAAGCAGCTGCTAAAAAGGCTGCAGAGGAGACTtctaaacaagaaaaagaagagggaCAGCCATCTGGAACACAGGATGCAACAATGACTGAGCATGCAAGTGTTGGAACTTCTGAAGCTGACAATAAAACAACTGATTTAATG CACATTCATGTTTCATATATTCTGAATTGTAGACATTGCTTACGGAAAATATTTGTGGTAGGGAAATCATATTCTGAAATTGAAGTACAACAAACCATTTGTTATAATGATGAGCGTATCTTTTG CAATCATTGTGCAACTTCAATTGTAGACCTTCATCGAAGCTGCCCAACATGTTCTTATGAACTCTGTCTCAGTTGCTGTGAAGAAATTCGAAAGGAAAGTCTTACAAGCCGTGGCAAAATGAAGTTTCAATACATCAACAAGGGCTATGACTACATGCATGGTGGAGATCCTCTACCCGAATCATGTCTTTTAAAAACTTGTAAGGAACATGTTAAGTCCTTTATCAAATGGAGTGCCAATGGTGATGGAAGTGTTACTTGTGCTCCAAAGGAAATTGGTGGGTGTGGTGAATGTGTATTGGAGCTCAGGCGTATCCTTCCACTGGGGTGGATTTCAAGTTTAGAAATCAAAGCAGGAAATTTATTGGAGATGTTTAGAGCTCAACCTACAAATTTTAAGCATAAATGTACTCGAAAGAGCATGAAGATTTTCCGAAGAGCAGCTTCTAGAGTAGATTGTGATGACAATGACTTGTACTGTCCATCTTCAAGGGACAGTCTTCTAGAAGAAGAGCGTTTGCACTTCCAACAGTGTTGGACTAAAGGTGAACCAGTTATTGTTCGTGATGTTCTTGAACAGACAGCTGGTTTAAGCTGGGAGCCAATGGTCATCTGGCGTGCGTTATGTGAAAGTGTGGATTTGGATATCAGCTCAAAAATGTCAGAAATGAAGGCCATTGATTGCCTGGCTGGTTGTGAG GTGGAGATTAAGACCCGTGAATTTTTTCAAGGCTATATGGAAGGTAGAACATACTATAACTTTTGGCCTGAGATGCTTAAACTAAAGGACTGGCCCCCCTCTAACAAGTTCGAGGATTTTTTGCCCCATCATTGTGATGAATTTATCCGTGCATTGCCATTTCAAGAGTACACAGATCCTAGGTCAGGCCTCCTTAACTTAGCTGTCAAGTTGCCTCCTGGTGTGTTGAAACCAGACCTGGGTCCAAAAACATATATCGGATATGGGCTCGCAAAGGAGCTTGGAAGAGGGGACTCTGTCACTAAGCTTCATTGTGATATGTCAGATGCG GTGAATATTTTGACACATACAGCAGAAGTAGTGTTGAGTGACAAGCAGCGCTCAGCAATTGCAACCTTAAAAGAAAGGCATAGGGCCCAAGATTGGAAGGAGCGTCTAGATCGAGAGGAGTTAAGTTGTCCAACTGAAAAACTTGTTCATAGCAACGGTGAGGACATGGAGGTCCTAGAAATTGCAGATATGAGCAAGCATCCATCTGATTTTGATGGTAAAATTGAGATGTCAAAAAGTGACATAGAAGGGGCTACTTGTCCTGGTTTCTCCATAGAacaagaaacagaagaaacaggCAGTGCTTTATGGGACATTTTTCGGAGGGAAGATGTTCCTCAATTAGAGGCATATCTTAGAAAGCATGCAAACGAATTTAGGCACACCTATTGTTCACCTGTCACTCAACAG GTTGTCCACCCAATTCATGACCAATCCTTTTATTTAACTTTGGAGCACAAAAGGAAGCTAAAGGAAGAATTTG GTGTTGAACCGTGGACCTTTGTGCAAAGGCTTGGGGAAGCAGTATTTATACCTGCTGGATGCCCGCACCAAGTTAGGAATCTCAAG GTGGGGATTCAATCACATGCAGTGGATATTAGTGCAGCTACTTGA